A single window of Buchnera aphidicola (Aphis nasturtii) DNA harbors:
- the rluC gene encoding 23S rRNA pseudouridine(955/2504/2580) synthase RluC, translating into MTYKILSSSIIYINEDMINQRIDNFLKKKFKNIPKSMIYRIIRTGKIRINKKRIKPNYKLKIGDNLKVPSIKIFIEEKKCFYINNYEKKLLNNILYEDNYLLIINKPSGIAVHGGSGINFGVIEYFRSIRPLDKFLELVHRIDRDTSGILILAKKRTSLISMHQQIREKKIKKEYIALVHGLWPHNLKKISEPLLKVCLKNKQKKMFINNNGKISETYFKIKKQYSCTTLMSIFPKTGRTHQIRAHTSHVGHPILFDQRYGNSNLDQIIKNKINSTRLLLHAFSVDFVHPSSSNILHIEAPLDMNVRNFLQNLV; encoded by the coding sequence ATGACATATAAAATATTATCTTCATCTATTATATATATTAATGAAGACATGATAAATCAACGAATTGATAATTTTTTGAAAAAAAAATTTAAAAATATACCCAAAAGTATGATTTATCGTATTATTAGAACAGGAAAGATTCGAATTAATAAAAAAAGAATTAAACCAAATTATAAATTAAAAATTGGCGATAATCTAAAAGTTCCTTCGATAAAAATTTTTATAGAAGAAAAAAAATGCTTTTATATTAATAATTATGAAAAAAAATTATTAAATAATATACTTTATGAAGATAACTATTTATTAATTATAAATAAACCTTCTGGTATTGCAGTACACGGTGGCAGTGGTATTAATTTTGGAGTTATAGAATATTTCCGAAGTATTCGTCCACTAGACAAATTTCTCGAACTTGTCCATCGTATTGATCGAGATACATCGGGTATATTAATTTTAGCAAAAAAAAGAACATCTCTTATATCGATGCATCAACAAATAAGAGAAAAAAAAATAAAAAAAGAATATATTGCATTAGTGCATGGTTTATGGCCTCATAATTTAAAAAAAATATCAGAACCTTTATTAAAAGTTTGTTTGAAAAATAAACAAAAAAAAATGTTTATTAATAATAATGGAAAAATTTCTGAAACTTATTTTAAAATAAAAAAACAATATTCCTGTACAACATTAATGTCTATTTTCCCAAAAACAGGTAGAACACATCAAATTCGAGCACATACATCGCATGTAGGGCATCCAATATTATTTGATCAGCGTTACGGAAATTCAAATTTAGATCAAATAATAAAAAATAAAATAAATTCTACTAGACTTTTATTACATGCTTTTTCAGTTGATTTTGTACATCCAAGTAGCAGCAATATATTACATATAGAAGCGCCATTAGATATGAATGTTAGAAATTTTTTACAAAATCTTGTATAA
- a CDS encoding histidine triad nucleotide-binding protein, with protein MNNDLIFQKIIKKEIASNILYQDNIVTAFDDIHPKAPIHILIVPNYLIKTANDINKKNKNIIAHMFYIAVKIAKQKNISEDGYKIVINCNKNGGQEINYFHMHLLGGTKLKTLY; from the coding sequence ATGAATAATGATTTAATTTTTCAAAAAATTATAAAAAAAGAAATTGCGTCAAATATACTATATCAAGATAATATAGTAACCGCTTTTGACGATATACATCCAAAAGCTCCTATACATATATTAATTGTGCCAAACTATTTAATAAAAACAGCAAATGATATAAATAAAAAAAATAAAAATATTATTGCACATATGTTTTATATTGCAGTTAAAATTGCTAAACAAAAAAATATTAGTGAAGATGGATATAAGATAGTTATTAATTGCAATAAAAATGGGGGACAAGAAATTAATTATTTCCATATGCATTTATTAGGTGGAACTAAACTAAAAACATTATATTAA
- the ptsG gene encoding PTS glucose transporter subunit IIBC, whose product MFKNIFSSLQKIGKSLMLPVSVLPIAGILLGIGSAHFSLIPDTISEIMAQTGGSVFSNMPLIFAIGVALGFSNNDGVAALAAVVAYSILIKTLSVVGSNTILHENIDAIKNNNFSDIGILGGIIAGGISAYMFNKFYKIQLPEYLGFFAGKRFVPIISGLSAIFIGLILSFIWPSIAKKIQIFSQWAAYQNPIFAFSLYGLVERALVPFGLHHIWNVPFQMQIGEYTNSIGQVFHGDIARYIAGDATAGNLSGGFIFKMYGLPGAALAIWHAAKKENKKKIGSIMVSAALTAFLTGITEPIEFSFILVAPILYVIHAFLAGLSFPLCILLDMRAGTSFSHGFIDFIVLSGHSSKLFLFPVVGILYGTLYYIIFYFLIITFNLKTPGREYHSNNTVIKNNIEIAPYIINALGGKENIKNLDACITRLRITVLESSKVNTVALKDLGAAGVVVSGSGIQAVFGTRSENIKTAMDEYIKNR is encoded by the coding sequence ATGTTTAAAAATATATTTTCAAGCCTTCAAAAAATTGGCAAATCACTTATGTTACCTGTTTCAGTATTACCAATAGCAGGAATATTACTTGGTATAGGATCAGCTCATTTTAGTTTAATACCAGATACTATTTCTGAAATTATGGCACAAACAGGAGGGTCTGTTTTTTCAAATATGCCATTAATTTTTGCAATTGGAGTCGCTTTAGGTTTTAGTAATAATGATGGCGTAGCAGCATTAGCCGCGGTAGTTGCATATAGTATTTTAATTAAGACTTTATCTGTAGTTGGATCCAATACTATATTACATGAAAATATTGATGCAATAAAAAATAACAATTTTTCTGATATAGGAATATTAGGAGGTATTATAGCAGGAGGAATTTCTGCATATATGTTTAATAAATTTTATAAAATTCAATTACCTGAATATTTAGGGTTTTTTGCGGGAAAAAGATTTGTTCCTATCATTTCAGGTTTGTCTGCGATATTTATAGGATTAATATTATCTTTTATTTGGCCATCAATTGCTAAAAAAATTCAAATATTCTCTCAATGGGCTGCCTATCAAAACCCAATTTTTGCTTTTTCTTTATATGGTTTGGTAGAAAGAGCACTAGTACCATTTGGCTTGCATCATATATGGAATGTTCCATTTCAAATGCAAATTGGAGAGTATACTAATTCTATTGGACAAGTATTTCACGGTGACATTGCAAGATATATAGCTGGAGATGCTACTGCTGGAAATTTATCAGGAGGATTTATTTTTAAGATGTATGGCCTTCCTGGCGCTGCTTTAGCAATTTGGCATGCAGCAAAAAAAGAAAATAAAAAGAAAATAGGTAGCATTATGGTTTCTGCTGCATTAACGGCTTTTTTAACTGGAATTACAGAACCAATTGAATTTTCATTTATATTAGTTGCCCCAATACTATATGTTATTCATGCTTTTTTAGCAGGTTTATCTTTTCCATTATGTATTTTGTTGGATATGCGCGCAGGAACTAGTTTTTCTCACGGATTTATAGATTTTATAGTACTAAGTGGACATAGCAGTAAATTGTTTCTTTTTCCAGTTGTTGGTATTTTGTATGGTACTTTATATTATATTATATTTTATTTCTTAATCATTACATTTAACTTGAAAACTCCGGGAAGAGAATATCATAGTAATAATACTGTTATAAAAAACAATATTGAGATAGCACCTTATATTATTAATGCTTTAGGGGGAAAAGAAAATATTAAAAATTTAGACGCATGTATTACTAGATTACGAATCACAGTATTAGAATCATCCAAAGTAAATACAGTTGCTTTAAAAGATCTAGGAGCAGCAGGAGTAGTAGTATCAGGATCAGGAATACAAGCTGTTTTTGGAACTAGATCTGAAAACATTAAAACAGCGATGGATGAATATATAAAAAATAGATAA
- a CDS encoding porin, whose protein sequence is MNKKKSLSILIPILFATSSAVQAAEVFNKNGNKLELYGMINPNHEFSNSFLSTKITSKEDNTNAVLGLSGKINITNKLSSYAKIEYKTDFFMPEELMNQQQPSTIRLGYAGLKYGNLGSIDYGRNYGVIHDVESLTNHAPYITNDSVFAYNDNYMVGRNSSLLTYRNDNFFGLVDGVSFALQYQDETKNRQPNQKNNSGWGASLKYESDSGLTAIGSCFTSKRTHSSTNNKSLTHESVNSYGLGFKYDANNVYVAAFYGAARNLTPHDVRGSSYINETQNIEAIAEYTFKSGFRPSLSYLDSKGYNMHGSGKSELGLAKQINISTRYAFNKNISTYMNYKINLLKENNFIKTNKISTDNIIGAGLVYQF, encoded by the coding sequence ATGAACAAAAAAAAATCTTTATCAATCTTAATACCGATATTATTTGCCACTAGCAGCGCAGTGCAAGCTGCAGAAGTTTTCAATAAAAATGGTAATAAATTAGAATTGTATGGAATGATAAATCCTAATCATGAATTTTCTAATAGTTTTTTATCTACTAAAATTACTTCCAAAGAAGATAATACAAACGCTGTTTTAGGTTTATCAGGAAAAATTAATATTACTAATAAACTTTCTAGTTATGCTAAAATTGAATATAAAACTGATTTTTTTATGCCTGAAGAATTAATGAATCAGCAACAACCCAGTACTATACGTTTAGGATATGCTGGATTAAAATATGGTAATCTAGGATCCATAGATTATGGTAGAAATTATGGTGTTATTCATGATGTAGAGTCTTTAACTAATCATGCTCCATACATTACGAATGATAGTGTTTTTGCATATAATGATAATTACATGGTAGGTAGAAATAGTAGTTTGTTAACTTATAGAAATGATAATTTTTTTGGTTTAGTTGATGGTGTTAGTTTTGCGTTGCAATATCAAGATGAAACTAAAAATAGACAGCCAAATCAAAAAAATAATTCAGGTTGGGGTGCATCTTTAAAATACGAAAGTGATTCAGGATTAACTGCTATTGGATCTTGTTTTACATCTAAAAGAACTCACTCTTCAACAAATAATAAAAGTTTAACACATGAATCTGTCAACTCATATGGATTGGGTTTTAAATATGATGCTAATAATGTATATGTTGCTGCTTTCTATGGTGCTGCAAGAAATTTAACACCTCACGATGTGCGTGGTAGTAGTTATATCAATGAAACACAAAATATTGAAGCAATTGCGGAATATACTTTTAAATCTGGATTTCGTCCTTCTTTAAGTTATTTAGATTCTAAAGGTTATAATATGCATGGTTCTGGAAAAAGTGAATTAGGTTTAGCGAAACAAATTAATATTTCAACTCGTTATGCATTTAATAAAAATATTTCAACTTATATGAATTATAAAATTAATTTATTAAAAGAAAATAATTTTATTAAAACAAATAAAATTTCTACAGATAATATTATTGGTGCTGGATTAGTTTATCAATTTTAA
- a CDS encoding DNA polymerase III subunit delta' C-terminal domain-containing protein produces MASKTVHMKCYPWLINPYKIIIKQHQIKKTHHAFLIKTIKGLGVYKLVWKVSKWLLCNQKDGIKYCKKCHSCELMSSGNHPDWHHYIKNKNEMITVDHIREINEKTFKYPKQGKNKIIFLSNIKKLTESAKNALLKTLEEPPENTWFFLIDYSNITVNSTLHSRCLIYQLFPPREKKSLHWLKNQNLLNKKLNLISLRINQGSPISAKKFINNGLWEERKNLFLCFFKSIKNQNLLKILPILSINNTLIKIDWICLLLFDAIQLYFNQKKKLTNFDELELIQFFSHNYNYSTLNKSIYTWNKCRYRLLNIPGINNELLLLEQLLKWEKILSFIV; encoded by the coding sequence ATGGCTTCAAAAACAGTCCACATGAAATGCTATCCTTGGCTAATAAATCCATATAAAATAATTATCAAACAGCATCAAATTAAAAAAACACATCATGCATTTTTAATAAAAACTATAAAAGGATTAGGAGTATACAAATTAGTTTGGAAAGTTAGCAAATGGTTGTTATGTAATCAAAAAGATGGAATTAAATATTGTAAAAAATGTCATAGTTGCGAATTAATGTCATCTGGGAACCATCCAGACTGGCATCATTATATTAAAAATAAAAATGAAATGATTACTGTTGATCATATTCGAGAAATTAATGAAAAAACATTTAAATATCCAAAACAAGGAAAAAATAAAATAATATTTTTATCAAATATTAAAAAATTAACAGAATCTGCAAAAAATGCATTATTAAAAACCTTGGAAGAACCACCAGAAAACACTTGGTTTTTTTTAATAGATTATAGCAATATAACAGTAAATTCTACACTACATAGTCGTTGTTTGATATATCAACTATTTCCTCCACGGGAAAAAAAGAGTTTACATTGGTTAAAAAATCAAAATTTATTGAATAAAAAATTGAATTTAATTTCATTACGTATCAATCAAGGCTCACCAATATCTGCTAAAAAATTTATTAATAACGGTCTTTGGGAAGAAAGAAAAAATTTATTTTTATGTTTTTTCAAATCTATTAAAAATCAAAATCTACTAAAAATATTACCAATCTTATCTATAAATAATACTTTAATAAAAATAGATTGGATTTGTCTATTGTTATTTGATGCTATACAACTATATTTTAATCAAAAAAAAAAATTAACTAATTTTGATGAACTAGAATTAATTCAATTTTTTTCCCATAATTATAATTATTCTACTTTAAATAAAAGTATTTATACATGGAATAAATGTAGATATAGATTGTTAAATATACCTGGTATTAATAACGAATTATTATTATTAGAACAGTTGCTTAAATGGGAAAAAATTTTAAGTTTTATTGTTTAA
- the tmk gene encoding dTMP kinase: MIKNKFIVIEGLEGAGKTHACTYVKKILKKHNIKNVILVRQPGSTPVSEEIRKIIKTYYTEKITKKTELLLIYAARMQLVETIIKPALKRGDWVISDRHDLSSLAYQGGGLGISENMINQLKNLLLKDFIPDLTLYLDVTPEIGLKRAFKRNTLDRIENRSLKFFKKTRKSYLNNVKFDKKVIKIDANLDIKNVNQNIKKQLLKWLQKQST; this comes from the coding sequence ATGATAAAAAATAAATTTATTGTCATTGAAGGATTGGAAGGCGCAGGAAAAACACACGCATGTACTTATGTAAAAAAAATTCTAAAAAAACATAATATTAAAAATGTTATATTAGTTCGCCAACCAGGTAGTACGCCTGTTTCAGAAGAAATAAGAAAAATCATTAAAACATATTATACTGAAAAAATTACAAAAAAAACAGAGCTATTATTAATATACGCAGCAAGAATGCAGCTAGTTGAAACAATTATAAAACCTGCATTAAAAAGAGGAGACTGGGTTATTTCAGATCGTCATGACTTGTCTTCATTAGCTTATCAAGGAGGAGGATTAGGTATTAGTGAAAATATGATTAATCAATTAAAAAATTTATTATTAAAAGATTTTATCCCTGATTTAACATTATATTTAGATGTAACACCTGAAATTGGTTTAAAGAGAGCATTCAAACGAAATACACTAGATAGAATAGAAAATCGATCTTTAAAATTTTTTAAAAAAACAAGAAAAAGTTATTTAAATAATGTCAAATTCGATAAAAAAGTTATTAAAATTGATGCTAATTTAGATATTAAAAATGTTAATCAAAATATTAAAAAACAACTATTAAAATGGCTTCAAAAACAGTCCACATGA
- a CDS encoding YchF/TatD family DNA exonuclease, whose product MFLIDSHCHLDQLNYHSLHKNIEDMLKKSNKNYVKKFLTISTSINNFYNIKKLFDEYNFIFYSCGVHPLHCQEEINNFNKLESLSKNNRVIALGETGLDYYYSYETKKIQQYFFRKHIQIAIKLNKPIIVHTRNAINDTIKILKEEHAEKCGGIVHSFTENQETAFKLLDLGFYISFSGIITFKNSIELRNTLKQIPLKNLLIETDSPYLSPIPYRGKENQPAYLIDIAKYICLIKAIHLEKFAEIIKNNFYTLFRF is encoded by the coding sequence ATGTTTTTAATTGACTCTCATTGTCATCTTGATCAATTAAATTATCATTCATTACATAAAAATATAGAAGATATGTTAAAAAAGTCAAATAAAAACTACGTAAAAAAATTTTTAACAATATCTACTTCTATTAATAATTTTTATAATATAAAAAAATTATTTGATGAATATAATTTCATTTTTTATTCCTGCGGTGTACATCCTTTACATTGTCAAGAGGAAATAAACAATTTTAATAAATTAGAATCACTATCAAAGAATAATCGTGTTATCGCATTAGGTGAGACAGGTTTAGATTATTATTACTCATATGAAACAAAAAAAATACAACAATATTTTTTTCGGAAACATATACAAATTGCAATAAAATTAAATAAACCTATTATAGTACATACAAGAAATGCTATAAACGATACAATAAAAATATTAAAAGAAGAACATGCAGAGAAATGCGGAGGTATTGTACATTCATTCACTGAAAATCAAGAAACAGCATTTAAATTATTAGATCTAGGATTTTATATTTCTTTTTCTGGAATTATTACTTTTAAAAATTCAATTGAATTACGAAATACATTAAAGCAAATACCATTAAAAAATTTACTAATCGAAACGGATTCTCCATACTTATCACCCATTCCATATAGAGGAAAAGAAAATCAACCGGCGTATTTAATTGATATAGCAAAATATATTTGTTTAATAAAAGCAATACATTTAGAGAAATTTGCTGAAATTATAAAAAATAATTTTTATACATTATTTAGATTTTAA
- the acpP gene encoding acyl carrier protein, producing the protein MKNTEKKIKNIISQKLDIKTENITNNASFLEDLGADSLDIVELIMTLEEDFNIEISDHEAEKIKTVQNAVDLIHSKIKK; encoded by the coding sequence ATGAAAAATACTGAAAAAAAAATAAAAAATATTATTTCTCAAAAATTAGATATAAAAACAGAAAACATTACTAATAACGCTTCATTTTTAGAGGATCTTGGAGCTGACTCATTAGATATTGTTGAATTAATTATGACTTTAGAGGAAGATTTTAATATAGAAATATCTGATCATGAAGCAGAAAAAATTAAAACTGTACAAAATGCCGTGGATTTAATTCATAGTAAAATTAAAAAATAA
- the fabG gene encoding 3-oxoacyl-ACP reductase FabG — protein sequence MKTIKKTALVTGANKGIGKAIAIKLAEKRIRVIGTSTTKYGVEIINKYLKKNGFGLILDLKDTDSITETIKKIYKKKYSIDILVNNAGAKSDKLFIKMNDKEWEDIIKINLTSIFYTSKAVIRSMIRKKEGRIITISSIIGYTGNKGQINYSASKAGLIGFHKTLALEVASKGITVNIIAPGLIKTDFIKDLNIFQYKNYLSKIPMKRLGTAEEIADAVIFLSSQKAAYITGQTLHINGGMYM from the coding sequence ATGAAGACTATTAAGAAAACAGCTCTAGTAACCGGTGCAAATAAAGGGATTGGAAAAGCAATAGCTATAAAATTAGCAGAAAAACGGATAAGAGTTATTGGTACATCTACTACTAAATATGGGGTAGAAATAATTAATAAATATTTAAAAAAAAACGGTTTTGGTTTGATTTTGGATTTAAAAGATACTGATTCTATCACAGAAACAATTAAAAAAATTTATAAAAAAAAATATTCTATTGATATATTAGTTAATAACGCTGGAGCAAAATCAGACAAATTATTCATTAAGATGAATGATAAAGAATGGGAAGATATAATAAAAATTAATTTAACGTCTATATTTTATACTTCCAAAGCAGTTATTCGTTCTATGATTAGAAAAAAAGAAGGACGAATAATAACAATTAGTTCTATCATTGGTTATACAGGGAATAAAGGTCAAATTAATTATAGCGCTTCAAAAGCAGGCCTTATTGGATTTCATAAAACATTAGCGCTAGAGGTTGCTTCAAAAGGTATTACTGTGAATATTATTGCCCCAGGGCTTATTAAAACAGATTTCATTAAAGATTTAAACATATTTCAATACAAAAATTATTTATCTAAAATTCCAATGAAACGATTGGGTACAGCGGAAGAAATAGCAGATGCTGTAATATTTCTATCTTCTCAAAAAGCAGCTTATATTACTGGACAAACATTACATATCAATGGTGGTATGTATATGTAA
- the fabD gene encoding ACP S-malonyltransferase, whose protein sequence is MYLFAMLFPGQGVQYVNMLSCFLKKEKIFQNIFEEASEYIGCNLLKLIKEGPLNKINHSKYTQPIILTSSIAIYKFWRKCNGKNPSFMSGHSLGEYSALVCSKALKFKDALKVVSLRGKYMQKVILNRSCLVKAIIGLNKDTIKKICQKYISKTVSIASINSDNQIIISGDKLDVYQASLDCKKHGAKFIFNVNLDIPVHSYLMKPVAKKMENILKKIKIQKPKIPVVNNVDVKCENNSENIKKALIKQIYKTVRWKEIIDFIQSKSVFTMLEIGPNNILTNLNKNNINLISLNTSNKQCFSQAFKIIN, encoded by the coding sequence ATGTATTTATTTGCTATGTTATTTCCAGGACAAGGTGTTCAATATGTAAATATGTTATCTTGTTTTTTAAAAAAAGAAAAAATTTTTCAAAATATCTTTGAAGAAGCATCAGAATACATAGGATGTAATTTACTAAAATTAATCAAAGAAGGTCCATTAAACAAAATAAATCATAGTAAATATACACAACCAATAATATTAACTTCATCAATTGCTATATATAAATTTTGGAGAAAATGTAACGGAAAAAATCCATCATTTATGTCCGGGCATAGTTTAGGTGAATATTCTGCATTAGTTTGTTCTAAAGCTTTAAAATTCAAAGATGCATTAAAAGTTGTTTCTTTACGTGGAAAATACATGCAAAAGGTAATTTTAAATAGATCATGCTTAGTAAAAGCCATAATTGGTTTGAATAAAGATACTATTAAAAAAATTTGCCAAAAATATATATCTAAAACTGTTTCTATTGCAAGCATAAACTCAGACAATCAAATAATAATTTCAGGAGATAAATTAGATGTATACCAAGCAAGTTTAGATTGTAAAAAACATGGGGCTAAATTTATCTTTAATGTTAACCTTGACATACCAGTACACAGCTATTTAATGAAGCCAGTTGCTAAAAAAATGGAAAATATACTAAAAAAAATAAAAATTCAAAAACCTAAAATACCAGTTGTTAATAATGTAGATGTAAAATGCGAAAATAATAGTGAAAATATTAAAAAAGCATTAATAAAACAAATATATAAAACAGTAAGATGGAAAGAAATAATAGATTTTATACAATCAAAAAGTGTTTTCACTATGCTAGAAATTGGACCAAATAATATTCTAACTAATTTAAATAAAAATAATATTAATTTAATCTCTCTTAATACAAGTAATAAACAATGTTTTTCACAAGCTTTTAAAATAATTAACTAA
- the asnS gene encoding asparagine--tRNA ligase — MNTVSISKIYQNDIMLNDLITVCGWVRSRRSSKSGFSFITVYDGSCFHSIQVIAKNILCNYYKEILRLTIGCSVLIKGNLALSLGGKQKYEITAIEIQVLGWVENPDTYPISAKKHSLEYLREVAHLRSRTNLIGVIVRIRNHVFQLLHKFLHNKGYYWIPTPIITSFNAEGAGEMFNVSTLNMKNIPKRDNGSVDFKKDFFGKESFLTVSGQLNLETYACSLSKVYTFGPTFRAENSNTIRHLAEFWMLEIESSFLNLDEISQFSEEMLKYVCKSVLKNCITDIKFLKNYIDSDIINRLQKFISLDFIRIKYIEAINILINSQNKFDKIVCAGIDLNSEHERFLVEKHFKRPVIITDYPKELKAFYMRLNDDKKTVAAMDLLVPSIGELIGGSQREERISVLDLRLLELGLKKEEYWWYRDLRRYGTVQHSGFGMGFERFVSYITGVSNIRDIIPFPRTVKNSHF, encoded by the coding sequence ATGAATACAGTATCAATATCAAAAATATATCAAAATGATATTATGTTAAATGATTTAATTACTGTATGTGGATGGGTTCGAAGTCGTAGAAGTTCAAAATCTGGGTTTTCTTTTATTACAGTTTATGATGGCTCTTGTTTTCATTCTATACAAGTTATTGCTAAGAATATTTTATGTAATTATTATAAAGAAATACTTCGTTTAACTATTGGGTGTTCTGTGTTAATTAAAGGCAATCTTGCTTTATCTTTAGGAGGTAAACAAAAATATGAGATCACAGCTATAGAAATTCAAGTATTAGGATGGGTTGAAAATCCAGATACTTATCCTATTTCTGCTAAAAAACATAGTTTAGAATATTTGAGAGAAGTAGCACATTTACGTAGTAGGACAAATTTAATTGGGGTTATAGTAAGAATTCGGAACCATGTATTTCAATTATTACATAAATTTTTACATAATAAAGGTTATTATTGGATTCCGACACCTATCATCACTAGTTTTAATGCTGAAGGCGCTGGAGAAATGTTTAATGTTTCAACATTAAACATGAAAAATATTCCTAAAAGAGATAATGGTTCCGTTGATTTTAAAAAAGATTTTTTTGGAAAAGAATCTTTTTTAACTGTTTCGGGACAACTTAATTTAGAAACATATGCTTGTTCTTTATCTAAAGTATATACTTTTGGACCAACTTTCAGAGCTGAAAACTCAAATACTATTCGTCATTTAGCGGAATTTTGGATGTTAGAAATTGAATCGTCTTTTTTAAATTTAGATGAGATATCTCAATTTTCAGAAGAAATGTTAAAATATGTTTGTAAGTCTGTTTTAAAAAACTGTATTACAGATATTAAATTTCTTAAAAATTATATTGATAGTGATATAATTAATCGTCTTCAAAAGTTTATATCATTAGATTTTATACGTATAAAATATATTGAAGCGATAAATATTTTAATAAATTCTCAAAATAAATTTGATAAAATTGTTTGTGCAGGGATTGATCTAAATTCTGAACATGAACGTTTTCTTGTTGAGAAGCACTTTAAAAGACCTGTAATAATAACTGATTATCCTAAAGAATTAAAAGCATTTTATATGAGATTAAATGACGATAAAAAAACTGTTGCAGCTATGGATCTTTTAGTGCCGTCTATTGGTGAATTAATAGGTGGTTCTCAACGTGAAGAACGTATTTCAGTTTTAGATTTACGTTTATTGGAATTAGGGCTCAAAAAAGAAGAGTATTGGTGGTATCGAGATCTGAGACGCTATGGTACTGTTCAACATTCAGGTTTTGGTATGGGATTTGAGCGATTTGTTTCTTATATTACTGGGGTTTCGAATATAAGAGATATAATTCCATTCCCACGTACTGTTAAAAACTCTCATTTTTAA
- the rpmF gene encoding 50S ribosomal protein L32 yields MAVQKNKPTRSKRGMRRSHDSLKYMTLSIDKSSGETHIRHHITQKGFYKGKKVI; encoded by the coding sequence ATGGCTGTTCAAAAAAATAAACCTACTCGCTCTAAAAGAGGAATGCGTCGATCACATGACAGTTTAAAATATATGACATTATCTATAGATAAATCGTCTGGAGAAACACATATTCGACACCATATCACTCAAAAAGGGTTTTATAAAGGTAAAAAAGTTATTTAA